Proteins from a single region of Murdochiella vaginalis:
- a CDS encoding replication-associated recombination protein A yields MDLLQRQQQKQQQKHAPLADRLRPKSLEDVVGQDAVLAPGKPLRRLIEADRVPSLILFGPPGTGKTTIAHVIAEHTNRAFRKLSAVTSGVKELREVVEEAKQALLYDQVRTILFIDEIHRFNKSQQDALLPHVEDGTLTLIGATTENPFFEVNKALLSRCQVVELTWLSTEALEKVLDRALSDTERGLGMYAVTLDADARALLLASSGGDARVLLNSLEIAVLSTPPVNGRIRLTKEDMAESMQKKRIQYDKGEEEHYNTISAFIKSVRGSDPDAAIYYLARMLAGGEDPLFIARRLVILASEDIGNAQPLGLVQAVSCYQGVSQIGMPEARILLAQTTTFLASSPKSNASYLAIDEALRTVRENPPADIPPYLKDAHYSGAKALGRGLTYRYPHNDPSGYVLQNYLPDEIMGKTFYHPVDRGGEARLKQYLESLPKQERPAAEEDRQ; encoded by the coding sequence ATGGATTTATTGCAGAGACAGCAGCAAAAACAACAACAAAAACATGCACCTCTTGCGGATCGTCTGCGCCCTAAATCCTTAGAGGACGTGGTGGGGCAGGATGCGGTCCTTGCGCCCGGCAAACCTCTTCGCCGCCTGATCGAAGCGGATCGTGTGCCATCACTGATACTTTTTGGCCCGCCGGGAACCGGAAAAACTACGATTGCGCATGTGATTGCCGAACATACGAACCGCGCCTTTCGCAAATTATCCGCCGTGACCAGCGGCGTTAAAGAATTGCGGGAGGTTGTAGAGGAAGCGAAACAGGCTCTGCTTTATGACCAGGTGCGCACCATTCTCTTTATTGACGAGATTCATCGCTTTAACAAGAGTCAGCAGGATGCCCTGCTTCCGCACGTAGAAGACGGCACGCTTACGCTCATCGGGGCAACGACGGAAAATCCGTTTTTTGAAGTAAATAAAGCGTTGCTTTCCCGTTGTCAGGTGGTGGAGCTGACGTGGCTTTCCACGGAAGCATTGGAAAAAGTACTTGATCGTGCTCTTTCGGATACGGAGAGGGGGCTCGGCATGTATGCGGTCACATTGGATGCGGATGCCCGAGCCTTGCTTCTTGCCTCTTCCGGAGGGGATGCGCGCGTGTTGCTGAATTCTTTGGAAATCGCAGTACTGTCGACGCCGCCCGTCAACGGTCGTATCCGGTTGACGAAAGAGGACATGGCCGAAAGCATGCAAAAGAAACGCATTCAATACGATAAAGGCGAGGAAGAGCATTACAACACGATTTCAGCTTTCATCAAATCGGTGCGCGGTTCCGATCCCGATGCGGCCATCTATTATCTTGCACGCATGCTGGCAGGGGGAGAAGATCCGCTCTTTATTGCTCGGCGTCTGGTAATCCTGGCCAGCGAGGATATCGGAAATGCGCAGCCGCTGGGCTTGGTGCAGGCGGTAAGCTGCTATCAGGGTGTTTCACAGATTGGCATGCCCGAGGCGCGCATTTTATTGGCGCAAACGACGACCTTTTTAGCTTCGTCGCCGAAAAGCAATGCTTCCTATTTGGCTATTGACGAAGCCTTGCGCACGGTTCGAGAGAATCCTCCGGCAGATATTCCGCCGTATTTGAAAGATGCCCACTACAGTGGTGCCAAAGCATTGGGAAGGGGATTGACATATCGGTATCCACATAATGATCCTTCCGGCTATGTCTTGCAGAATTATCTGCCGGATGAAATAATGGGAAAGACCTTTTATCATCCGGTCGATCGCGGCGGCGAAGCACGACTTAAACAGTACCTTGAGAGCCTGCCCAAACAAGAAAGACCTGCCGCTGAGGAGGACCGTCAGTAA
- the asnS gene encoding asparagine--tRNA ligase, which yields MEIKVCYRDAEKHANEKITIQGWIRQSRISKNVGFFMVNDGTFFRPLQVVITPDLENYSNVSHFAVGSAIAVEGILKITPDSPQPIELEARTVTLLGANAEDYPIQNKRQSMEFLRQYPYLRSRTNTFNAVFRTRSEIAFAIHEFFHERGFTYVHTPLITASDAEGAGEMFQVTTLDLNNVPKTEEGKVDYREDFFGVPAHLTVSGQLELEAFAMSHRNVYTFGPTFRAEHSNTTRHAAEFWMIEPEIAFGDLTDMMDLAEAMMKHILNRVIERLPEEMDFFNRWIDKGLLERLNLVRKADFARMTYTEAVALLEKENARFTFPVHWGSDLQSEHERFLTEEVVKGPLFVTDYPKEIKSFYMRLNDDGKTVACADMLVPGIGELIGGSQREEREEVLLAQMREKGIKEEDYQWYTDLRRFGGCVHSGYGLGFERCVMYMTGMANIRDVLPYPRTVNTLR from the coding sequence ATGGAAATTAAAGTATGTTATCGCGATGCGGAAAAGCACGCAAACGAAAAGATTACGATTCAGGGATGGATTCGGCAGTCGCGCATTTCCAAAAATGTCGGCTTTTTTATGGTGAATGACGGCACATTTTTCCGTCCTCTCCAAGTTGTGATTACGCCCGATTTAGAAAACTACAGCAATGTATCGCACTTTGCTGTGGGAAGCGCCATTGCGGTGGAAGGGATACTCAAGATCACGCCGGATTCACCACAGCCGATTGAGTTGGAAGCGAGAACCGTCACCTTGCTTGGTGCTAATGCGGAGGATTATCCCATCCAAAATAAACGTCAGAGCATGGAATTTCTCCGCCAATATCCCTATCTTCGTTCGCGTACGAATACGTTTAATGCCGTATTTCGCACGCGCAGCGAGATTGCTTTCGCCATTCATGAATTCTTTCACGAACGCGGCTTCACGTATGTGCACACGCCGTTAATTACCGCTTCGGATGCAGAAGGTGCGGGCGAAATGTTCCAGGTGACGACGCTGGATCTGAACAATGTGCCGAAAACGGAAGAGGGAAAAGTGGATTACCGTGAGGATTTCTTCGGTGTTCCGGCGCATCTTACTGTTTCGGGCCAGTTGGAATTGGAAGCTTTTGCCATGAGTCACCGAAATGTCTATACATTCGGGCCGACCTTCCGCGCAGAGCATTCCAACACCACGCGTCATGCGGCGGAATTTTGGATGATCGAGCCGGAGATTGCGTTCGGTGATCTGACCGACATGATGGACTTAGCCGAAGCGATGATGAAGCATATCCTCAATCGCGTGATCGAGCGTCTTCCCGAAGAGATGGATTTCTTTAATCGGTGGATTGACAAGGGTTTACTGGAACGCCTGAATCTGGTGCGTAAGGCAGATTTTGCCCGCATGACTTATACCGAGGCGGTTGCGCTTTTAGAAAAAGAAAACGCGCGCTTTACCTTCCCTGTGCATTGGGGAAGTGATCTACAGTCGGAGCACGAGCGTTTCCTGACAGAAGAAGTGGTTAAGGGGCCGCTTTTTGTGACGGATTATCCGAAGGAGATCAAGTCTTTCTATATGCGATTAAATGATGACGGCAAGACCGTCGCCTGTGCGGACATGTTGGTTCCGGGCATCGGCGAGCTCATCGGCGGCTCTCAGCGTGAAGAACGCGAAGAGGTGCTTCTTGCGCAAATGAGGGAGAAAGGCATTAAAGAAGAAGACTATCAGTGGTATACGGATCTTCGTCGTTTTGGCGGATGCGTACACAGCGGCTACGGTCTTGGCTTTGAACGCTGCGTGATGTACATGACCGGCATGGCCAATATCCGCGACGTACTGCCGTATCCGCGTACCGTCAACACATTACGGTAA
- the leuS gene encoding leucine--tRNA ligase, translated as METYNPAVLEKKWQAFWQKNDVFHATLDPTKKKYYALVEFPYPSGQGLHVGHPRPYTALDIVARKRRLQGYNVLYPMGFDAFGLPTENYAIQHKIHPAEVTRKNIQHFKDQLDAIGFSFDWDRVVNTTDPEYYRWTQWIFIQLYKHGLAYKKEVPINWCPHDLVGLSNEEVVDGKCERCGTPVEHRVKNQWMLKITEYADRLIDDLEEVDYSPRIKQQQINWIGRSHGAEADFAVLVDGKETDDVLTVYTTRPDTMFGATYMVVAPEHPLLTKYAASIENDEEVKAYQQQALLKSDFERGELAKEKTGVALKGVCAKNPATGKAIPIWVSDYVLMSYGTGAIMAVPAHDDRDWAFAKKFDLPIVEVVSGASKSVNEEPFTDVSEGTMVNSGFLNGKPVQEAIKAMIEYLEKHELGKAKTNYKLRDWVFSRQRYWGEPIPMVYCEEHGWVPLPEEELPLLLPDVPNYQPTATGESPLSEMQDFVETTCPICGKPARRETDTMPQWAGSSWYYLRYMDPHNAQAPVSQEAESYFGPVDWYNGGMEHTTLHLLYSRFWHKFLYDIGVVSTKEPYTKRTSHGMIMGDNGEKMSKSRGNVVNPDEIVAEYGADTLRTYEMFIGDFEKSANWTESGVQGCRKFLERVWKMAELLNDDENVDAETEVLLHQSIKKVSEDFETLKFNTAIAQLMTLSNALRAKEHITRGEWKIYLLLLNPVAPHLTEELWERAGFDGHIATDGQWPVYAEDKLTEAYLEMPIQINGKVRGKVLLAPEATKDEALEVAKKDSAVARYLEGKTVVKVVFVPGKILNLVIR; from the coding sequence ATGGAAACCTATAATCCCGCCGTCCTGGAAAAAAAGTGGCAAGCCTTCTGGCAGAAGAACGATGTTTTTCATGCCACGTTGGATCCCACGAAAAAGAAATATTATGCGCTGGTTGAATTTCCCTATCCGTCCGGACAGGGGCTTCATGTTGGCCATCCGCGTCCCTACACCGCATTGGATATCGTTGCGCGCAAACGCCGTTTGCAGGGCTATAACGTCCTCTATCCGATGGGCTTTGATGCGTTCGGGCTGCCGACAGAGAATTATGCCATTCAACATAAAATTCATCCGGCGGAAGTCACGCGAAAAAACATTCAACATTTTAAGGATCAGTTGGATGCGATCGGCTTCTCCTTCGATTGGGATCGCGTGGTGAACACGACAGATCCGGAATATTATCGCTGGACACAATGGATCTTTATTCAGCTTTATAAGCATGGTCTGGCGTATAAGAAAGAAGTGCCCATCAATTGGTGTCCGCATGACCTCGTGGGGCTTTCCAACGAGGAAGTGGTGGACGGAAAATGTGAGCGCTGCGGAACCCCGGTGGAACATCGCGTAAAGAATCAGTGGATGCTCAAGATCACGGAATACGCGGATCGTTTGATTGACGATTTGGAAGAAGTGGATTATTCACCGCGCATCAAGCAGCAGCAGATCAACTGGATTGGCCGTTCTCACGGTGCGGAAGCCGACTTTGCGGTGCTTGTTGACGGGAAAGAGACGGACGATGTCTTAACCGTATATACGACGCGTCCGGATACCATGTTCGGCGCGACGTATATGGTTGTGGCTCCGGAACATCCGCTTCTGACAAAGTATGCGGCTTCTATCGAAAACGACGAGGAAGTGAAAGCGTATCAGCAACAGGCACTTCTCAAATCGGATTTTGAACGCGGAGAGTTGGCCAAAGAGAAAACGGGCGTAGCCCTGAAAGGCGTTTGCGCCAAGAATCCCGCAACGGGCAAGGCCATTCCTATCTGGGTTTCCGACTATGTTCTGATGAGCTATGGCACCGGCGCCATTATGGCCGTGCCGGCACACGATGACCGCGACTGGGCGTTCGCCAAGAAATTTGACCTTCCCATTGTGGAGGTCGTTTCCGGTGCATCGAAATCCGTAAACGAAGAGCCTTTTACGGATGTATCCGAAGGCACGATGGTCAATTCCGGATTCCTGAACGGAAAACCGGTTCAAGAGGCCATCAAGGCGATGATCGAATACCTCGAGAAGCATGAGCTGGGCAAGGCCAAAACGAATTATAAATTGCGCGACTGGGTATTCAGCCGTCAGCGCTACTGGGGAGAACCCATTCCCATGGTCTATTGCGAAGAACATGGTTGGGTTCCACTGCCGGAAGAAGAGCTGCCGCTGCTTTTGCCGGATGTGCCAAACTATCAGCCGACGGCTACCGGTGAATCACCGCTTTCCGAAATGCAGGACTTTGTGGAGACGACATGCCCGATCTGTGGCAAGCCTGCGCGGCGCGAAACGGACACCATGCCGCAGTGGGCGGGTTCCTCCTGGTACTATTTACGCTATATGGATCCGCATAATGCGCAGGCTCCTGTTTCACAGGAAGCCGAGTCGTATTTTGGGCCGGTGGACTGGTATAATGGAGGCATGGAGCATACGACGCTGCATCTTCTCTACTCGCGTTTCTGGCATAAGTTCCTCTACGACATCGGTGTGGTGTCCACGAAAGAACCCTACACCAAGCGCACTTCGCATGGCATGATCATGGGCGACAACGGGGAAAAGATGAGCAAGTCTCGCGGGAATGTTGTCAATCCCGATGAAATTGTAGCCGAGTACGGCGCCGACACGCTGCGCACCTATGAAATGTTTATCGGCGATTTTGAAAAGAGTGCCAACTGGACGGAAAGTGGCGTGCAAGGTTGTCGCAAATTTCTGGAACGCGTTTGGAAGATGGCGGAACTTCTCAACGACGACGAGAACGTGGATGCCGAAACCGAAGTGCTGTTACACCAATCCATTAAGAAGGTCAGCGAAGATTTTGAAACGCTGAAATTCAATACGGCAATCGCACAACTGATGACCCTTTCCAATGCGCTGCGCGCAAAAGAACATATTACGCGCGGCGAATGGAAGATCTATCTGCTTCTGCTCAATCCGGTTGCGCCGCATCTCACCGAGGAATTGTGGGAGAGAGCGGGATTTGATGGCCATATCGCAACGGATGGGCAATGGCCGGTATACGCTGAGGATAAGTTGACAGAAGCCTATCTGGAAATGCCGATTCAAATTAACGGCAAGGTGCGTGGCAAGGTATTGCTTGCTCCGGAGGCGACGAAAGACGAAGCGCTGGAGGTGGCCAAGAAGGATTCTGCTGTTGCGCGCTATTTGGAAGGTAAAACGGTCGTGAAGGTCGTTTTTGTTCCCGGGAAAATCTTGAACTTGGTGATTCGTTGA
- a CDS encoding Rrf2 family transcriptional regulator — translation MKLTTRSRYGLRAMTYIAAHAEEGQPVPLSEIAEALLLSEAYLEQLLRLLKKVPLVNTVRGVKGGYVPARDPKDITVLEMLNVLEGEFWLSDCAIAGDCPGGFTNCPTRILITRMNNAIYQSIEHLTLADMVELSRAV, via the coding sequence ATGAAACTGACTACCAGAAGCCGATACGGCTTGCGTGCCATGACGTATATCGCCGCGCATGCAGAGGAGGGACAACCGGTTCCGCTTTCCGAGATTGCGGAGGCATTGCTTCTCAGCGAAGCGTATCTGGAACAGTTGCTGCGCTTGCTCAAGAAAGTACCGTTGGTCAATACGGTGCGCGGTGTTAAAGGCGGTTATGTGCCGGCACGCGATCCCAAAGACATCACAGTATTGGAAATGCTGAATGTCTTGGAAGGCGAATTTTGGCTCTCGGATTGTGCGATTGCGGGCGATTGTCCCGGCGGCTTTACCAATTGTCCTACCCGCATTCTGATTACCCGTATGAACAATGCCATCTATCAGTCTATTGAACATCTTACGTTAGCGGATATGGTGGAGCTTTCCCGGGCGGTATGA
- the nrdR gene encoding transcriptional regulator NrdR has protein sequence MKCPYCGFPDTKVIDSRPTEDNEAVRRRRACLKCKKRFTTYERYEDQAIVVIKKDETREPFIRSKILNGMIRSAEKRPVTVERLEKAADAIETQLNHLNQREVTTAYIGELVMDQLKAIDKVAYVRFASVYREFQDVDSFYKELNNLTDEQEEDRTEE, from the coding sequence ATGAAATGTCCGTATTGCGGGTTTCCCGATACGAAGGTCATCGACTCTCGTCCAACCGAAGACAATGAGGCGGTTCGCCGCCGCCGCGCCTGTCTGAAATGCAAGAAACGCTTTACCACGTACGAGCGCTACGAGGATCAGGCGATTGTGGTGATTAAAAAAGACGAGACACGCGAGCCGTTCATTCGTTCCAAGATTCTTAACGGCATGATCCGTTCCGCGGAAAAACGGCCGGTGACGGTGGAGCGCTTAGAAAAGGCAGCGGACGCCATCGAAACCCAGCTTAACCATCTTAACCAGCGCGAGGTGACTACCGCCTATATCGGAGAACTGGTTATGGACCAGCTCAAAGCCATCGATAAAGTTGCCTATGTGCGCTTTGCGTCGGTTTATCGTGAATTTCAGGATGTGGACAGTTTTTACAAGGAATTGAACAACCTGACCGACGAGCAGGAAGAAGACAGAACAGAAGAATAA